A genomic region of Alligator mississippiensis isolate rAllMis1 chromosome 4, rAllMis1, whole genome shotgun sequence contains the following coding sequences:
- the BBS10 gene encoding Bardet-Biedl syndrome 10 protein has product MEAAVVLGAGRLGREAAALASAVRGSLGPRGGHVLLARSTGEALLARDGGRVLQALSLESPTARVMVACACAHQAATGDGAKTFVIFLSSLLQGLLMALGKGVAATASPIPRQGQRGNSCMGRKEIAQSLVAFQTRVLDQVVMQDLGKHFLSAFPHLTAEIERPTLESIFEAYLCGRIGRTHLKFLSQLGCDYYYLCTPCETGSNETLNFVNDCFMELHTAVTGLPVSSSRVLDGLVLQRDFVAYCPADGDIRMLIVTDSILPALSASGVEFIVNTQVQYQASQAWISKRTEAVMKYLQNHKVKVLLSSAKQEEMVIYYAKLSGISVVHCLSPEEVSLLCRITGISPFRYWDNIHSEITETATAKFCRPILLGSKRYVHLGFSGTSAFRPHCVILCGPVHGVTEQHASAFHGAFKMLQLLFKAVDQTDRCKEKTEHPNKSSDALGCSCHSATPQKLKTEDVTHSSDKTTDQQLNVIRSERESQLTDSAMGTGENPAFVQKDLQKSLNLAVPITEIENDRFPGLTNKTPFLGDTENLHLKYRHPSEIQVKGESKPVVSNQHICKVATTVAGNTSAEVVPRHLRTIKDCWKESRELVPFEDESSYKSSVQNYSGLFIQAGSVLPVGGNFEILLHYYLCNYAKQCQQSKISIISTIIADALLSIPEILYRTGRGSGFPKFYLEAISALRNNQPLPRPQKGLESVYCKYLLVVSVLHCVTKLLSVDLIIGIKRLPQITEANYSEEDL; this is encoded by the exons ATGGAGGCGGCGGTGGTGCTGGGCGCGGGGCGCTTGGGGCGCGAGGCGGCGGCGCTGGCGAGCGCGGTGCGGGGCTCGCTCGGGCCGCGCGGCGGCCACGTGCTGCTGGCCCGGTCCACGGGGGAGGCGCTGCTCGCGCGGGACGGCGGCCGCGTGCTGCAGGCGCTGAGCCTCGAGTCCCCCACGGCCAG GGTGATGGTGGCGTGCGCCTGCGCACACCAGGCTGCCACTGGTGATGGCGCCAAGACGTTCGTCATCTTTCTCTCCAGTCTGCTGCAAGGCCTTCTGATGGCTCTCGGCAAGGGGGTGGCAGCAACGGCATCTCCCATTCCTcggcaggggcagagagggaacaGCTGCATGGGGCGGAAGGAAATCGCTCAGTCCCTCGTGGCCTTTCAGACCCGAGTACTGGACCAAGTGGTGATGCAGGACCTAGGGAAGCACTTCCTGTCTGCTTTCCCTCACCTCACAGCTGAGATCGAGAGGCCTACGCTGGAGTCCATATTTGAAGCTTACTTATGTGGAAGGATAGGAAGAACTCACTTGAAGTTTCTTTCCCAGTTGGGCTGCGATTACTATTACCTGTGCACGCCGTGTGAGACGGGGAGCAATGAAACACTGAATTTCGTGAATGACTGCTTCATGGAATTGCACACTGCTGTGACGGGCCTTCCGGTTTCCAGCTCCAGGGTCCTGGATGGACTTGTTCTTCAGAGAGATTTTGTTGCATACTGTCCAGCAGATGGTGACATAAGAATGTTAATAGTCACAGACTCTATCCTTCCTGCTCTTTCTGCCTCTGGTGTAGAGTTTATTGTGAATACGCAGGTTCAGTATCAAGCTTCTCAAGCTTGGATTTCCAAAAGAACAGAAGCTGTAATGAAATACTTGCAGAACCACAAGGTTAAGGTGTTACTGTCAAGTGCGAAGCAAGAGGAAATGGTTATTTACTATGCAAAACTAAGTGGTATATCTGTGGTACATTGTTTATCACCAGAAGAAGTCTCTCTTCTTTGCAGGATTACAGGAATCTCACCATTCAGATATTGGGACAACATACATAGTGAGATCACTGAAACTGCCACAGCAAAATTTTGTCGGCCTATCCTGCTTGGCTCCAAGAGATACGTTCatcttggtttttcaggaacatCTGCCTTTCGGCCTCATTGTGTAATTCTTTGTGGACCAGTGCATGGTGTTACAGAGCAGCATGCATCTGCTTTTCATGGAGCATTTAAAATGTTACAGCTGCTGTTTAAAGCAGTTGATCAAACTGACAGATGTAAAGAGAAAACTGAACACCCAAATAAATCTTCAGATGCTTTGGGTTGTAGTTGCCATTCAGCTACTCCACAGAAACTCAAAACGGAGGATGTTACGCATAGCAGTGACAAGACCACTGATCAACAACTGAATGTTATTAGGTCTGAAAGGGAAAGCCAGCTGACAGACTCTGCCATGGGGACAGGTGAAAATCCAGCATTTGTTCAAAAAGATTTGCAGAAATCCCTAAACCTTGCTGTGCCCATCACAGAAATAGAAAATGATAGGTTTCCAGGGCTCACTAATAAAACTCCTTTTTTAGGAGACACCGAGAACTTGCATTTGAAATATAGACATCCAAGTGAAATACAGGTTAAGGGTGAAAGTAAGCCAGTTGTCTCTAACCAACACATTTGTAAGGTTGCCACAACAGTGGCAGGAAATACCAGTGCTGAAGTTGTACCCAGACATCTGAGAACTATTAAGGACTGCTGGAAAGAAAGCAGAGAGTTAGTTCCATTTGAGGATGAGAGCAGTTATAAAAGTTCTGTTCAAAATTATTCTGGCTTGTTCATACAGGCAGGATCAGTGTTGCCAGTAGGAGGTAACTTTGAGATCTTACTGCATTATTACCTCTGTAACTATGCAAAACAATGTCAGCAATCAAAAATAAGTATTATTTCTACTATAATTGCTGATGCATTGCTAAGCATTCCAGAAATCCTTTACAGGACAGGGAGAGGCAGTGGTTTTCCTAAGTTCTATCTTGAAGCCATCAGTGCACTCAGAAATAATCAGCCACTGCCCAGGCCTCAAAAAGGCCTAGAATCAGTGTACTGTAAATACCTGCTGGTTGTTTCTGTTCTTCATTGTGTTACAAAGCTTCTGTCTGTTGACTTGATAATTGGTATTAAGAGACTGCCTCAGATAACTGAGGCTAATTATTCCGAAGAAGACTTGTGA